In Arachis hypogaea cultivar Tifrunner chromosome 2, arahy.Tifrunner.gnm2.J5K5, whole genome shotgun sequence, a genomic segment contains:
- the LOC140177190 gene encoding uncharacterized mitochondrial protein AtMg00810-like, with amino-acid sequence MVYVDDFVLTGNDLAEIDSITEQLDQKFKIKDLGDLKYFLGMEVASSSKGIHLCQHKYALDILEDFGFLERKPTSTPMDYTSASKLSRGSDNALEDRALYRQLVGKLLYLTNTRPDLAYAMGIISQFIDCPTDVHLQAAHRVLWYLKGSPSVGLFFLPANDLKLTGFLDWATCADSRKFITAIVSTLESHSLDEKTRNRTLLRGRP; translated from the coding sequence ATGGTTTACGTGGACGACTTTGTCTTGACAGGAAATGACCTTGCTGAGATTGATTCAATCACGGAGCAACTtgatcaaaaattcaaaattaaagatTTAGGGGACTTGAAGTACTTCCTAGGCATGGAAGTGGCCAGCTCGTCAAAAGGGATCCATCTTTGTCAACACAAGTATGCCTTAGACATTCTCGAAGACTTTGGCTTCTTAGAGCGCAAGCCAACTAGCACTCCAATGGATTATACTTCTGCATCAAAATTGTCAAGGGGAAGCGACAATGCATTAGAGGATCGAGCCTTATACAGACAACTAGTTGGCAAGCTCTTGTACCTGACCAACACAAGGCCAGATTTAGCTTACGCAATGGGGATAATTAGTCAATTTATTGATTGTCCCACAGATGTACACCTGCAAGCTGCTCACAGGGTGCTGTGGTACTTAAAAGGATCTCCCTCAGTTGGTCTGTTCTTCCTGCCTGCCAATGATCTTAAACTCACAGGGTTCTTAGATTGGGCAACGTGTGCAGATTCCAGAAAATTCATCACTGCCATTGTTTCTACATTGGAAAGTCACTCATTAGATGAAAAAACAAGAAACAGAACACTGTTGCGAGGCCGTCCTTAA